Proteins encoded by one window of Candidatus Poribacteria bacterium:
- the gyrA gene encoding DNA gyrase subunit A encodes MENIQERNIENELQTSYLTYAMSVNTNRAIPDVRDGLKPSTRRIIYAMGQINLTANRPYDKCAAVVGEVMKNYHPHGDGPIYGTLVGLAQPFNIRYPLVDGQGNFGSIDDDPPGAMRYTECRLTVIAGEMLTDIDKQVVDFQPNYKDSLEEPTVLPGLLPNLLVNGTTGIGVGYLTRIPPHNLSEVVDALLCKLTDPDADVETLMEHIVGPDFPTAGVIVGTNGIREMYTTGRGSITIRAKAVIERVSARGAEREQIVITEIPYQVKKNQLLERMYQLVVNKTIDGIQDIRDESDKEIRIVILLKRGEIAQVILNQLYKHTQMQMNFSASLLCLVEGLPKILTLEEILQHYLAHRRDVVRRRTQFELARAERRNHILEGYLLALQNLEAIIELVQTAESPQTAEQELRETYQLSEDQAREILTMTLRQLTGLERQRIHDEYTELLDRIAEFRAILANETLVTDIIRTELETLKEKYGDERCTEITNEVKEFEIEDLIADEEMVVTLSHAGYIKRLPMDTYRKQHRGGVGIRGAAAKDGDFLEHIFVATAHQNILFFTDWGKCYTLKVHQIPETSRQSAGRAVVNLLRLSQDENITAYVTVSLKTSKSADQELEEIDTDEVTMDEFEAADADGIVEANDAGEATTDEFVFMATQQGIVKKTKLASFENTISSGIIAVNLDDGDKLIGAQVTKGNSDVILVTHKGVAIRFSEKDVRPLGRNTRGVRGIELGADDFVAQMVIVNSESTEEEVEDVVAAGKEDTLLIVTENGYGKRTAISAYRSQKRAGKGIIAIGKSTRNGAVVAAKRVADIDELVLISSNGYVTRTAVGDIRRIGRNTQGVRIMALQADETLVDAAKIELSSTLLNEELDFQA; translated from the coding sequence ATGGAAAATATACAAGAACGCAACATAGAAAACGAACTGCAAACATCGTACCTCACCTATGCGATGAGCGTCAACACGAACCGCGCGATACCTGATGTTCGTGACGGTCTCAAGCCGAGTACTCGGCGGATCATCTACGCGATGGGACAGATAAATCTCACCGCGAACCGGCCTTATGATAAATGCGCTGCTGTTGTTGGCGAAGTGATGAAAAATTATCATCCACACGGTGATGGTCCTATTTATGGTACGCTTGTTGGTTTAGCGCAGCCCTTTAATATACGCTATCCGCTGGTGGACGGACAAGGAAACTTTGGAAGTATTGACGACGACCCACCCGGGGCGATGCGCTACACGGAATGCCGTCTCACTGTTATTGCAGGTGAGATGCTCACGGACATTGATAAGCAGGTCGTTGACTTCCAGCCCAACTACAAGGACTCTCTTGAAGAACCGACGGTCCTTCCCGGGCTCCTACCCAACTTGCTTGTCAACGGCACTACGGGCATTGGTGTAGGTTATCTTACGCGCATACCGCCGCACAACCTTAGTGAAGTTGTTGATGCATTACTCTGTAAGCTCACTGACCCTGATGCTGATGTAGAAACACTCATGGAACACATCGTTGGTCCAGACTTTCCTACTGCTGGCGTTATCGTTGGCACCAATGGTATCAGGGAAATGTATACTACCGGTAGAGGCAGTATAACTATCCGAGCCAAAGCGGTCATAGAAAGAGTTTCCGCCCGTGGAGCAGAACGGGAGCAGATAGTCATAACAGAAATTCCGTATCAGGTAAAGAAGAACCAATTGCTGGAACGGATGTATCAATTGGTCGTCAACAAAACCATTGATGGCATCCAGGATATCCGAGATGAGTCAGACAAAGAGATCCGTATTGTTATTCTCCTCAAACGCGGTGAAATTGCACAGGTTATCCTGAATCAGTTGTATAAACACACACAGATGCAGATGAACTTCAGTGCGAGTCTCCTCTGTCTTGTGGAAGGGCTTCCAAAAATTTTAACGCTTGAAGAGATCCTCCAGCACTACCTTGCACATCGACGAGATGTCGTCCGGCGGCGCACACAATTTGAACTTGCACGTGCCGAACGCAGAAATCACATCTTAGAAGGGTATCTCTTAGCACTCCAAAATCTTGAAGCAATCATAGAACTCGTTCAAACAGCAGAATCACCGCAAACAGCAGAGCAAGAACTGCGGGAAACTTATCAACTGAGCGAAGATCAAGCAAGAGAAATTCTTACCATGACGCTTCGACAGTTGACGGGGCTTGAACGTCAGCGTATTCACGATGAATATACAGAGCTCCTTGACCGCATCGCTGAGTTTCGTGCGATCCTTGCCAACGAAACACTGGTAACAGATATCATCCGAACGGAACTCGAAACCCTCAAAGAGAAATACGGTGACGAACGTTGTACCGAAATTACGAACGAAGTCAAAGAATTTGAAATTGAGGATCTTATCGCTGATGAAGAAATGGTGGTCACGCTGTCTCATGCCGGTTATATTAAACGGTTACCCATGGATACTTACCGAAAGCAGCACCGCGGCGGCGTTGGAATCAGGGGGGCTGCGGCAAAGGATGGTGATTTTTTAGAGCATATTTTCGTAGCCACTGCTCATCAGAACATTCTGTTTTTCACGGATTGGGGCAAGTGTTATACACTGAAGGTCCACCAAATCCCTGAAACCAGCCGTCAATCAGCTGGACGAGCAGTCGTCAACCTGCTTCGCTTATCGCAGGATGAGAACATCACAGCCTACGTTACGGTCTCTCTAAAAACCTCAAAATCCGCTGATCAAGAACTTGAAGAGATTGATACTGATGAAGTCACGATGGATGAGTTCGAGGCAGCTGATGCCGATGGAATCGTAGAAGCAAACGATGCAGGCGAGGCTACGACAGATGAATTTGTCTTTATGGCGACACAGCAAGGGATCGTGAAAAAAACAAAGCTTGCCAGTTTTGAGAACACAATATCAAGTGGTATCATTGCTGTTAACCTTGACGATGGCGATAAACTCATTGGTGCACAGGTAACGAAAGGTAATTCTGATGTCATCCTTGTCACCCACAAAGGTGTTGCCATTCGGTTCAGTGAGAAGGATGTTAGACCTCTTGGACGCAATACACGCGGCGTGCGCGGAATAGAACTTGGTGCTGATGACTTCGTTGCACAAATGGTTATTGTTAACAGTGAATCGACTGAAGAGGAAGTAGAGGATGTTGTTGCTGCTGGGAAAGAAGATACCTTGTTGATTGTTACAGAAAATGGGTATGGCAAACGGACAGCTATCTCTGCCTATCGTTCACAGAAGCGCGCTGGAAAGGGTATCATTGCTATCGGGAAATCTACCCGAAACGGCGCAGTTGTCGCTGCAAAGCGCGTCGCAGATATTGATGAACTGGTTCTCATCAGTTCAAACGGGTACGTCACTCGAACAGCAGTCGGCGACATCCGACGTATCGGGCGGAACACACAAGGTGTGCGAATTATGGCACTCCAAGCAGACGAAACGCTTGTTGATGCAGCCAAAATCGAACTCTCATCCACCCTTCTTAATGAAGAATTAGATTTCCAAGCATAG